GTTATATcagtttcatttgaaatattaattggatcaattaatttcgtgattcaaAGCgaattattttttctgtgtagaaaatttcaccaaattgaatatagtaaaattttgactaattttgatttccataaaaattaaattttttcaaaattttatttgctagataattttgtaaaatttttattttcctaaaacaaatttttcaaatttcgaatttcgtgGAAACTTATGTCAcaatttgattttcttaaaaaaaattttccaaaattttatttttaattttttttttcaaaattcgattttaagaaaattttgtctaacattgattttcaaagaaaattttgtcaaaattttacttctatTGCCAAAAATTGTACTTCTTTGgaagaatatgccaaaattaAGGTTTCAAgagaaagttttgtcaaaattttatttctatagaaaattttgttaaaattgaatttgaataaaaaattttggcgaaattttatatctatagaaaattttgtaaaaattattattttaagaaAGATATGTTAAACAttgattttcacagaaaattttgtctaaattttacttctatgaaaaattttgccaaaattttgcttctTTGGAAGATTTTGCCCCTtatcggttcctggtggtaatgttctcagtAGGGGAGGGATAGCATCTCAGACATTTGGACTCAcatatgtatatcaaattctaatggcgtttttgaggtgtgGCGGGAATCCCCATActccgatctgattttgtatgccagattcgaaatctactcccgaatacctttcatttgagccccatatgaaaTAAACGTCGAATATGTCTGTTGGGGaaattttggggttgaggcggccaATGGGTACATacattcaaattttaatgccatatacgtattctactctccaatacctttcatttgatacctatattgtcccaatcggtccacttttgattttgagttgtcctttttaaagccgagtccgaacggcgtgccgcagtgcgacacctctttgaagagaagtttcacatgtcatagtacctcacaaaagttggaagcattagaaggggaaaaccaccgttgaacattttttctgatggtctcgccaggattcgaacccaggtgttcagcgtcataggccgacatgctagcctcggcgctacggtggcctctcttccgttatcaataaattataaagcctacttcctcaccatatttgtaatctacacgcgaatacctttcatttgagtcccatattgtcatgatcgtcaaaggAACCTATTTTTAGGGGTTTTGTTGCTGGAGctgcccccaggtacttggacccaacttttattatgaaattcgtcctctactcttgaatatctttcatttgaatcccatactgtcctggtcggtccacttttatttttaggtaaaaCTATTGGGgtaaggagggtccgcccccttaccccaatattCTATAGAATATTTGGcgatttccataggaaattgttttttttttaattcaatacgTTTATGGCAATAATGTCATTGCGAACAAGTAACAGCTTTCCATCCCTAGACTTTCTCCAGAATTTGATTTCACAATTGGCATCTCTATTTTAAAGCGACCTCCCTGATGCGTCATACATTATTTTGCCCAGTgccaaaagaaaataatataaatagaCAAACAATAATAAGATGCTTGaaaacaaatctttttttatttatttcagacTTACAATAAAAGTGTTAGGTTATAATTTCGCATTTACGGGTCTATGGACAAGCCGGCGACAATACAATTAAGGCTAAGCGGCTAGCAGCGCCACAGCACAGCAGATCCTCCTCCTACTCCTCCAGCTAACTGAGTTTAAAACTCACAACGACCCCACCCAGATAGGCAATAGACAGGATAGTTAGTGGTGATGATGGTTATTGTGTGTTGATTTTGAGCTGATTTATGCAGTGTTGTGAATATTTAAACGGAAAATGTCGTGAGCACAAAAGAATGTTCCACCCAGGggttttaaaacaaaagtttGACAGAACGCATGTGGAGGGTCTTCGTCACACTGTAAACGGCCAAGGACATTGATCAGTACGCCACCGTCGAACATGGGCTGCGAGTCCACAGTGGTAATCACTCGAGAGATTTTCTGAAACGTAAGGCTGGATATTTTTTCCATGATTTTGGGGGCTCCCTGCATTTGAAGTCCTTCGAATGACATAAATGAGTCGGTGGCACTGTAGAAATTAACCACATTTGCTCGCTGCGTTGGGTCGTCGAACATGGCGTAGTATTGCTGGACAAATCCTTTGCCAATATCATCGTACAGAGGGTTTAGAGCCATGGTGAAAGTTGATACAATTTGACAGAATTAAAATAACAATCttataaaaaactaaataaattctacaattattatttg
This Stomoxys calcitrans chromosome 2, idStoCalc2.1, whole genome shotgun sequence DNA region includes the following protein-coding sequences:
- the LOC106082126 gene encoding probable nuclear transport factor 2, encoding MALNPLYDDIGKGFVQQYYAMFDDPTQRANVVNFYSATDSFMSFEGLQMQGAPKIMEKISSLTFQKISRVITTVDSQPMFDGGVLINVLGRLQCDEDPPHAFCQTFVLKPLGGTFFCAHDIFRLNIHNTA